In Lachnospiraceae bacterium, one DNA window encodes the following:
- a CDS encoding mannonate dehydratase → MKLSFRWYGEDDKVTLENIRQIPGMQSIVTAVYDVPVGEVWSRESIAKLKKQVEDAGLGFDVIESIPVHEDIKLGKPTRDKYIENYCENIRRVAEAGIKCICYNFMPVFDWTRTQLDHVLADGSTSLVYYQEQVDAVNPLNSDSDLTLPGWDSSYTREGLKAVVAEYNNLSEDDLWNNLQYFLERVIPVAAECDVNMAIHEDDPCWSIFGLPRIITCEENLDRFLKLVDDKHNGITLCTGSLGCSGKNDVVKMAAKYAAMGRIHFAHLRNVAVLDNGFEERAHLSSCGSLDMFGIVKALVDNGFDGYVRPDHGRMIWGETGRAGYGLYDRALGATYLNGLFEAVEKMSK, encoded by the coding sequence ATGAAATTATCATTCAGATGGTACGGAGAAGATGACAAGGTGACTCTGGAGAATATCCGCCAGATCCCAGGTATGCAGTCTATCGTAACTGCAGTTTACGATGTTCCTGTTGGTGAGGTATGGAGCCGCGAGAGCATTGCGAAGTTAAAGAAGCAGGTTGAGGACGCTGGCCTTGGCTTTGATGTAATTGAAAGTATCCCGGTTCATGAGGATATTAAGTTAGGCAAGCCAACCAGAGATAAATACATTGAAAATTACTGTGAGAACATCCGCCGTGTTGCTGAAGCAGGCATTAAATGTATCTGCTACAACTTCATGCCTGTATTTGACTGGACAAGAACCCAGTTAGACCATGTGCTGGCTGACGGATCTACTTCCCTGGTTTACTATCAGGAGCAGGTAGATGCTGTAAATCCTTTAAACAGTGACAGTGACTTAACTCTTCCAGGCTGGGACTCCAGCTACACAAGAGAAGGCTTAAAGGCAGTAGTTGCTGAGTACAACAACTTAAGCGAAGATGATTTATGGAACAACTTACAGTATTTCCTGGAGAGAGTGATCCCGGTAGCTGCTGAGTGTGATGTAAATATGGCGATCCATGAGGATGATCCATGCTGGAGCATTTTCGGACTTCCAAGAATCATTACCTGCGAAGAGAACCTGGACCGTTTCTTAAAGCTGGTTGATGACAAGCATAATGGTATTACACTTTGCACCGGTTCTTTAGGATGCTCTGGAAAGAACGATGTAGTAAAGATGGCAGCTAAGTATGCAGCAATGGGACGTATCCATTTTGCACATTTAAGAAACGTAGCTGTTCTGGATAATGGTTTCGAGGAGAGAGCACACCTTTCCAGCTGTGGTTCCCTTGATATGTTTGGAATCGTTAAAGCACTGGTAGACAATGGCTTTGACGGCTATGTAAGACCTGACCACGGACGTATGATCTGGGGCGAAACAGGACGTGCAGGATATGGTCTGTACGACAGAGCACTGGGTGCAACTTATCTGAACGGTTTATTTGAAGCTGTTGAGAAGATGAGCAAGTAA
- a CDS encoding 6-phosphofructokinase, whose amino-acid sequence MSKNILVGQSGGPTAVINASLYGIIKEAAAHCDKVGHVYGMINGIEGFLSGHVMDLSAELSDEDLELLRLTPAAYLGSCRYKLPENLDASVYTLLFEKFEQLNIGAVFYIGGNDSMDTADKLSRWAANNHKDISFIGVPKTIDNDLPVTDHTPGYGSAARYVASTVREIVLDASVYQQPAVTIVELMGRHAGWVTAASSLARKFEGDNPLLIYMPEAPFEMESFFTDLENALSKSTAVVVCVSEGIRDASGKFICEYSTEAQLDTFGHKMLTGCGKLLESYVRNRFGVKVRSVELNVNQRCSSLLASLTDINEADMAGRTAVKCALEGVTGKMITFNRTDNNEYSLEYGLVDVCDVCNKEKPFPAEWITGNNNDISPEFAKYALPLIKGVPEHVFEDGVPKYLYRK is encoded by the coding sequence TTGAGTAAAAATATTCTTGTAGGCCAGTCCGGCGGACCTACCGCAGTGATCAACGCCAGTCTTTACGGCATCATCAAAGAAGCTGCTGCACATTGTGACAAGGTCGGACATGTTTACGGCATGATCAATGGTATCGAAGGTTTTCTTTCCGGACATGTAATGGACCTTTCTGCTGAATTATCAGACGAAGATTTAGAGCTTTTACGTCTTACACCGGCTGCCTATCTTGGTTCCTGCCGTTATAAACTTCCGGAAAATCTGGATGCTTCCGTATACACCCTTCTTTTTGAAAAATTTGAACAGTTAAATATCGGTGCTGTTTTCTATATCGGCGGAAATGATTCCATGGATACTGCTGACAAGCTTTCCCGCTGGGCAGCCAATAACCATAAAGACATTTCCTTTATTGGTGTCCCTAAGACCATTGACAATGACCTTCCCGTTACTGATCACACTCCGGGATATGGCAGCGCAGCCCGCTATGTTGCTTCCACCGTCCGTGAGATCGTTCTAGATGCCTCTGTTTACCAGCAGCCGGCCGTTACCATTGTAGAGCTTATGGGCCGTCACGCAGGCTGGGTCACTGCAGCCAGCAGTCTTGCCCGCAAGTTCGAAGGAGACAATCCTCTCCTTATTTATATGCCGGAAGCTCCATTTGAAATGGAAAGCTTCTTTACTGACCTGGAAAATGCTTTAAGCAAGAGTACTGCCGTTGTAGTATGTGTATCGGAAGGTATCCGCGATGCTTCCGGAAAATTCATCTGCGAATACTCCACTGAAGCCCAGTTAGACACCTTCGGCCATAAGATGCTCACCGGCTGCGGAAAGCTTCTGGAAAGCTATGTGCGTAACCGCTTTGGAGTAAAGGTACGCTCTGTAGAGTTAAATGTAAACCAGCGCTGCAGCAGCCTGCTTGCTTCTCTTACAGATATCAATGAGGCTGATATGGCTGGACGCACCGCTGTAAAATGTGCCTTAGAAGGTGTTACCGGAAAAATGATCACATTTAACCGCACAGACAATAATGAATACAGTCTGGAATACGGTCTGGTAGATGTGTGCGATGTATGTAATAAGGAAAAGCCATTCCCAGCTGAATGGATCACCGGCAATAACAACGACATTTCCCCTGAATTTGCAAAATACGCACTGCCTCTGATCAAGGGCGTGCCAGAACATGTATTTGAAGACGGTGTACCGAAATATCTGTACAGAAAATAA
- a CDS encoding gluconate 5-dehydrogenase produces the protein MADYLNNFSLEGKVALITGASYGIGFAIAKAMAGAGATIVFNDIKQELVDKGLAAYEAEGIKAHGYVCDVTDEEAVNALVAQIEKEVGVIDILVNNAGIIKRIPMCEMSAAEFRQVIDVDLNAPFIVSKAVIPGMIKKGHGKIINICSMMSELGRETVSAYAAAKGGLKMLTKNIASEYGEYNIQCNGIGPGYIATPQTAPLREIQPDGSRHPFDQFIVSKTPAGRWGDAEDLGGPAVFLASDASNFVNGLVLYVDGGILAYIGKQPK, from the coding sequence ATGGCAGACTATTTAAACAACTTTTCACTGGAAGGCAAAGTAGCACTGATCACAGGCGCATCTTATGGGATCGGCTTTGCGATCGCAAAGGCAATGGCAGGTGCTGGCGCAACGATCGTATTTAATGATATCAAACAGGAGCTGGTAGATAAGGGCCTGGCTGCATATGAGGCAGAGGGCATCAAGGCTCATGGCTATGTATGCGATGTTACTGATGAAGAGGCTGTAAATGCATTAGTAGCACAGATTGAAAAAGAAGTAGGTGTGATCGATATCCTGGTAAACAATGCAGGTATCATTAAACGTATTCCGATGTGCGAGATGAGCGCAGCTGAGTTCAGACAGGTTATTGATGTAGACTTAAATGCACCATTTATCGTATCTAAGGCTGTTATCCCGGGCATGATCAAGAAAGGACACGGAAAGATCATTAACATCTGTTCTATGATGAGTGAACTGGGACGTGAAACTGTATCTGCTTATGCAGCTGCAAAGGGCGGCTTAAAGATGCTGACCAAGAATATTGCATCTGAATACGGCGAATACAACATCCAGTGTAATGGTATCGGACCTGGTTATATTGCAACCCCTCAGACTGCACCTCTTCGTGAGATCCAGCCAGACGGTTCCAGACATCCATTTGACCAGTTTATCGTAAGCAAGACTCCTGCAGGACGCTGGGGCGATGCAGAGGATCTGGGTGGTCCGGCAGTATTCCTTGCTTCCGATGCTTCCAACTTTGTTAATGGTCTGGTACTGTATGTAGATGGTGGTATTCTGGCTTACATTGGCAAGCAGCCTAAATAA
- a CDS encoding GntR family transcriptional regulator, translated as MSGTNFRNRGEQVFETLKREILDLKLEPGRMVSENEICERFGVSRTPVRDALRLLQEQGFVETVPYRGTYVTLLSLDNIKQMIYMRVAVETMVLRDFLNVQNPMVMEEIRHAIAMQKALIQTPGFEPERFYRMDAQLHSIWFGAVKRQTLWEMLQAQQLHYTRFRMLDFTTETDFSRITEEHEELFRLLCEKDEKGLEKALKDHLYYSMKRMRHAIEVEYKDYFKEEPEEGRFVI; from the coding sequence ATGAGTGGGACAAATTTCAGAAACCGCGGCGAGCAGGTATTTGAGACATTAAAAAGAGAAATTTTAGATCTGAAATTGGAACCGGGGCGCATGGTCAGTGAAAATGAGATCTGTGAGCGCTTCGGGGTTTCAAGGACCCCGGTGCGTGATGCCCTGCGTCTGCTCCAGGAGCAGGGATTTGTGGAGACAGTTCCCTACAGGGGAACTTATGTGACACTGCTAAGTCTGGATAATATCAAGCAGATGATCTATATGCGTGTAGCAGTGGAGACCATGGTGCTGAGGGATTTTCTGAATGTACAGAATCCTATGGTCATGGAGGAAATACGTCATGCCATTGCCATGCAGAAAGCACTGATCCAGACACCGGGCTTTGAACCTGAGCGCTTTTACCGTATGGATGCACAACTTCATTCCATTTGGTTTGGGGCTGTGAAAAGACAGACATTGTGGGAAATGCTCCAGGCACAGCAGCTGCATTATACCAGATTCCGTATGCTGGATTTTACAACAGAGACGGATTTTAGTCGTATTACAGAGGAACATGAGGAATTGTTCAGGCTGCTCTGTGAAAAAGATGAAAAGGGTCTGGAAAAGGCATTAAAGGATCATCTTTATTACAGTATGAAGCGTATGCGTCATGCAATAGAGGTAGAGTATAAAGATTATTTTAAAGAAGAACCAGAAGAAGGACGGTTTGTCATCTGA
- a CDS encoding helix-turn-helix transcriptional regulator, with product MIDYSPFWKTLEISEESWYTLTKKHHISDSTLHRLKHNQDISMRTINDLCRILGCQIEDIAVYVPSDKDQKL from the coding sequence ATGATCGATTATTCACCGTTTTGGAAAACACTGGAAATATCAGAGGAAAGCTGGTATACACTGACCAAGAAGCATCATATATCAGACAGCACTCTGCACCGTTTAAAGCACAACCAGGATATTTCAATGAGGACAATCAATGATCTGTGCAGGATACTTGGATGTCAGATCGAGGATATTGCGGTATACGTGCCATCAGATAAGGATCAGAAATTATAA
- a CDS encoding sensor histidine kinase, producing MKKWFRLPLQEKLKYLTFSAGAVVFLSIAANMLVAFFGLGGFGSILKDNSQSLAFWTSMDEESAAFDKYIQERSDESLETLKESTKHTKGLLNELPFEYRNIGKERYARTWTLRNLYENYEVVLNGLLEKEHLTEEDMPQVYKIRRIQEYLTGQAGQLEQLTVRGGSRAYEQQRYMLTVIPVCSLICGMAAFWMVRQLNRTASRYIVKPIVELAADSVRIGENDFTGPDVVTEGEDEISRLVHEFCRMKASTRDNIRTMEEKHAMEQKLNDMRLQMLKSQINPHFLFNTLNMIASTAQIEDAAATEKMITALSRLFRYNLKSAGAVMPLERELKIIQDYMYLQKMRFGQRVRYDTDCAPETLEVLVPSFVLQPLVENSIKHGLSKDSKGGRIFIRTWMHNGRLWISVADTGAGMEEDRLKQIRAALNDGTENEIGIGVGNIYRRVRGMYEDGEMHIYSHKGCGTAVQLAFTPKDIASF from the coding sequence ATGAAGAAATGGTTCCGGCTTCCGCTGCAGGAAAAACTGAAATATCTTACCTTTTCGGCTGGCGCGGTGGTGTTTTTGTCCATTGCAGCCAATATGCTGGTAGCTTTTTTCGGGCTTGGCGGCTTTGGAAGTATTTTAAAGGATAATTCCCAGAGCCTTGCATTCTGGACATCTATGGACGAAGAAAGCGCAGCTTTTGATAAATATATCCAGGAGCGTTCTGATGAAAGCCTGGAAACGTTAAAAGAAAGTACAAAGCATACAAAGGGGCTGTTAAATGAGCTGCCCTTTGAATACAGGAATATTGGAAAAGAACGGTATGCCAGGACATGGACACTGCGCAATCTTTATGAAAATTATGAGGTCGTATTAAATGGACTTCTGGAAAAAGAACATCTGACAGAGGAAGATATGCCCCAGGTTTACAAAATAAGGCGGATCCAGGAATATCTTACAGGACAGGCCGGGCAATTGGAGCAGCTGACTGTGCGGGGCGGAAGCCGTGCCTATGAACAGCAACGATATATGCTGACGGTAATACCGGTATGCAGCCTTATATGTGGAATGGCAGCATTCTGGATGGTGCGCCAGCTTAACCGTACGGCCAGCCGTTATATTGTAAAGCCTATAGTGGAGCTGGCTGCCGATTCTGTGCGCATCGGTGAAAATGATTTTACAGGCCCGGATGTAGTGACGGAGGGGGAAGATGAGATCAGCCGCCTGGTCCATGAATTCTGCCGTATGAAGGCTTCTACCAGGGACAATATCCGCACTATGGAAGAAAAACATGCTATGGAGCAGAAATTAAATGACATGCGCCTTCAGATGCTAAAGAGCCAGATCAATCCCCATTTTTTATTTAATACCTTAAATATGATCGCCAGCACAGCCCAGATCGAGGATGCGGCAGCGACGGAGAAGATGATCACAGCTTTAAGCCGCCTGTTCCGCTATAATTTAAAGTCCGCAGGAGCTGTGATGCCTTTAGAACGGGAGCTTAAGATCATTCAGGATTATATGTATCTTCAGAAAATGCGATTTGGTCAGCGGGTCCGTTATGATACGGACTGTGCACCGGAAACCCTGGAAGTGTTAGTTCCTTCCTTTGTTTTGCAGCCTCTGGTGGAAAACTCCATTAAACATGGGCTTTCTAAGGACAGCAAAGGCGGAAGGATCTTTATAAGGACATGGATGCACAACGGACGGCTGTGGATCTCAGTGGCGGATACTGGTGCTGGCATGGAAGAAGACCGGTTAAAACAGATCCGGGCTGCGTTAAATGACGGTACGGAAAATGAGATTGGCATTGGTGTGGGAAATATTTACCGCAGAGTCAGGGGAATGTACGAAGACGGGGAAATGCATATTTACAGCCACAAAGGGTGCGGAACAGCTGTACAGCTGGCCTTTACACCAAAGGATATCGCGAGTTTTTAG